AAGATTTTTTACATATTTTGCTTTAAATTATACCCAATTATTTCATTTTTATTGATTATAAGTAAAAAAAGAGGAAATCATCCTCAAATGATAGAATAATGGTTTAAGCTAATTTTTTATACCCTTAAAAAGTTTTAATCTCTTAATCTCTGAACCATGATTCCACTGATAATTAGGATAGACCCTCCGATCAATTGGATAAAATTAATCATCTCATTTAAGAATAAAACGCCCAGGATTAAATTGATAAGCGGAGTAAACATAATCATCATAACATAATAAGTCATATTAGTAATTCGAATAGTTTTATTGATAAAAAGAATAACAAATCCCTCTGCTATACCGGAAAGAAATACCAACAGGATTCCTTTCGAAGAAAATATATTGATCTTAAAAATAAAACTGAAGATTAAAGCCAGGATAGCAGCACAAGAAAGGATTCCCCAGCTTACAATTTCTGGTTCAAGAATTTTTATCAGTTTCTTATTTACGATAGAAAAAGAGGAAAAAAAGAAAGTAGCTACTATGACTAATAAATCACCAAAATGAGGAATAATAAATTGTCCGCTGGTGGTAACCAGGTAAATACCGATAAAAAAAGCAAAGGCAAGAAATATTTTTTCTTTGGTTAGTTTTTCGTGAAGAAAGAAAAAAGCCAGAAGGGGAATAAAGAT
This genomic interval from Candidatus Atribacteria bacterium contains the following:
- a CDS encoding DMT family transporter → MIPKRLIYSSIVTILISFSIFIRKIALIKGVTPITLLIQFVLIASIILNINLIIFHRGHIKKIRNIQYKEWKNTFFAGSFLFFAYFISNYSLRFTTSINYSFLNKSNLIFIPLLAFFFLHEKLTKEKIFLAFAFFIGIYLVTTSGQFIIPHFGDLLVIVATFFFSSFSIVNKKLIKILEPEIVSWGILSCAAILALIFSFIFKINIFSSKGILLVFLSGIAEGFVILFINKTIRITNMTYYVMMIMFTPLINLILGVLFLNEMINFIQLIGGSILIISGIMVQRLRD